The following proteins come from a genomic window of Halomarina ordinaria:
- a CDS encoding ABC transporter substrate-binding protein codes for MPTGDKYDRRTFLKAAGATAAAATLAGCAGGDSPGAGGGDGNGSGNGSGGGGGGGEGGRLAYARGNDSATLDPQSTTSGEDAKVINQVYDTLIKFEPGESTLVEGLATDFSLDGTTASLTLREDATFHGDDGATFTADDFVATYRRFVDEEYDYFIGTSDDEGVEGSAQSFYGPYLLDKVENVEATSETELTLELDSEYAPFLRNLAVFAMAVMPKNLIEEGHDFSGEPVGTGAFAFEEWDTGNQRIMLSGNDDFWGEGPYVDEVVFQGVGQNSTRAQSLLAGEVQLIDGIGAQEVSQIQNSEDAELQETPGMTVGYMAFNMARVEAFRDKNVRQAISHAINVEAIIENIYEGLAVQASHPLPETVMGHNGDVEPYEYDPETAQQLLEEAGYGDGFSFELATMNNPRPYFASPQQTAEVVRSNLEEVGIEVEINEQSWDPFLNYTSEGQHDACFLGWISDNADPDNFYYPLLHPQVDASEVPDGQDWVSRDVEGFNTGNRAAWANTDFMDLVEQGQAEYDEGAREEIYLEASQLVHDEAPWVFMTHTSEMRGVGAGVSGFTVSPIGGPALHLVELS; via the coding sequence ATGCCTACTGGTGACAAATATGACCGCCGGACGTTCCTGAAGGCGGCAGGCGCAACGGCAGCGGCAGCGACGCTCGCGGGCTGTGCGGGCGGCGACAGTCCGGGTGCCGGCGGCGGCGACGGTAACGGCAGCGGCAACGGCTCCGGTGGCGGTGGCGGAGGCGGCGAGGGGGGCCGACTGGCGTACGCCCGCGGTAACGACTCGGCGACGCTCGACCCGCAGTCGACCACCTCCGGCGAGGACGCGAAGGTGATAAACCAGGTGTACGACACGCTCATCAAGTTCGAACCGGGCGAGTCCACCCTCGTCGAGGGGCTGGCGACGGACTTCAGCCTCGACGGGACGACGGCGTCGCTGACGCTGCGCGAGGACGCCACGTTCCACGGCGACGACGGCGCGACGTTCACCGCGGACGACTTCGTGGCCACCTACCGACGCTTCGTCGACGAGGAGTACGACTACTTCATCGGCACGAGTGACGACGAGGGTGTCGAAGGGAGCGCCCAGTCGTTCTACGGTCCCTACCTGCTCGACAAGGTCGAGAACGTCGAGGCGACCAGCGAGACGGAACTGACGCTCGAACTCGACTCCGAGTACGCCCCCTTCCTGCGCAACCTCGCGGTGTTCGCGATGGCGGTCATGCCAAAGAACCTCATCGAGGAGGGCCACGACTTCTCCGGCGAACCCGTCGGGACGGGCGCGTTCGCCTTCGAGGAGTGGGACACGGGCAACCAGCGCATCATGCTCTCGGGCAACGACGACTTCTGGGGCGAGGGGCCCTACGTCGACGAGGTGGTCTTCCAGGGCGTCGGGCAGAACAGCACGCGCGCCCAGTCGCTGCTGGCCGGCGAGGTCCAGCTCATCGACGGCATCGGCGCCCAGGAGGTCAGCCAGATACAGAACTCCGAGGACGCCGAACTCCAGGAGACCCCCGGGATGACCGTCGGTTACATGGCGTTCAACATGGCTCGCGTCGAGGCGTTCCGCGACAAGAACGTCCGGCAGGCCATCAGCCACGCCATCAACGTCGAGGCCATCATCGAGAACATCTACGAGGGGCTCGCGGTGCAGGCGAGCCACCCCCTCCCCGAGACGGTGATGGGACACAACGGCGACGTCGAACCCTACGAGTACGACCCCGAGACCGCCCAGCAGTTGCTCGAGGAGGCCGGCTACGGCGACGGTTTCTCGTTCGAACTGGCGACGATGAACAACCCCCGGCCGTACTTCGCCTCCCCCCAGCAGACCGCGGAGGTCGTCCGCTCGAACCTCGAGGAGGTCGGTATCGAGGTCGAAATCAACGAGCAGTCGTGGGACCCGTTCCTGAACTACACCTCGGAGGGCCAGCACGACGCCTGTTTCCTCGGGTGGATCTCGGACAACGCCGACCCGGACAACTTCTACTACCCGCTGCTCCACCCGCAGGTGGACGCGAGCGAGGTCCCGGACGGCCAGGACTGGGTCAGCCGCGACGTCGAGGGGTTCAACACGGGTAACCGCGCCGCGTGGGCCAACACCGACTTCATGGACCTCGTCGAGCAGGGTCAGGCGGAGTACGACGAGGGCGCCCGCGAGGAGATCTACCTGGAGGCGAGCCAGCTCGTCCACGACGAGGCACCGTGGGTGTTCATGACCCACACCTCGGAGATGCGCGGCGTCGGCGCCGGCGTCTCGGGCTTCACCGTCTCGCCCATCGGCGGCCCCGCCCTCCACCTCGTGGAACTCTCGTAA
- a CDS encoding dipeptide ABC transporter ATP-binding protein, producing MTDLLSVSGLRTQFDTDRGTVKAVDGVDLTIPEGKTVGLVGESGSGKSVTALSLMRLVDDPGRIPEGEVLFRAPETVRKLARRYPKGVATPDHDGYVRVEAGRVDAADAPSDVEATDDPDAVARLARERPKAIAVPEADQDGYVHIEAGSVDLTAAPEHVMREVRGGDMGMIFQDPMTSLNPALTVGEQVAESLQLHRYGGRKKDTWTNAVREVFSRSGMSEEVRENAIDLLAEVGIPEPTQRVDEYPHEFSGGMRQRVLIAIALACRPRLLVADEPTTALDVTIQAQILELVNELQDELGMSVLMITHDLGVVAETCDRVAVMYAGEIVEEGPVEEIFANPSHPYTYTLLESIPSEDTDRLTPIEGNVPDLIDMPDGCHFAPRCPWAKPECTEGEIPFLQHGPEGVEHRSKCILPEFDTDEYGVEEGIRADSVTPTGDPLLEVEGLKKYFSRADGLLDGLVGGDTRAVKAVDGVDLEVYEGETLGLVGESGCGKSTTGRTILRLLEPTEGRVVFAGEDLNDLSREDLRERRRDLQMIFQDPLSSLDPRMTVGQTIAEPLTIHDLPEEGSRRDRVVELMRAVGLDPSQRDRYPHEMSGGQRQRVGIARALAVDPDFIVCDEPVSALDVSVQAQILNLLEDLQDEFGLTFLFIAHDLSVVRHICDRIAVMYLGEVVEVGSTAELFDDPKHPYTRALLSAIPEPDPRAKTDRVILRGDVPSPVAPPSGCHFRTRCPSVIPPEDVEVDQKVYREVMDLRQRVEDRSLDVEALRATEAGTATATDGGTAASSATATDATPHVDSLVDALFERPPTGENRATVERALERVLDDEWEAAAALLRERFESVCERYRPRLQDSPHPAACHLYDQPADLPDERAEE from the coding sequence ATGACCGATTTGCTCTCCGTCTCGGGGCTCCGGACGCAGTTCGACACCGACCGCGGCACGGTGAAGGCAGTCGACGGCGTCGACCTCACCATCCCCGAGGGGAAGACGGTCGGCCTGGTCGGCGAGAGCGGGTCCGGCAAGTCCGTCACGGCCCTCTCGCTGATGCGTCTCGTCGACGACCCGGGCCGCATCCCCGAGGGTGAGGTGCTGTTTCGCGCGCCCGAGACCGTCCGGAAACTCGCCCGCCGGTACCCGAAGGGCGTCGCCACGCCCGACCACGACGGGTACGTCCGGGTCGAGGCCGGCCGCGTCGACGCGGCCGACGCGCCCAGCGACGTCGAGGCGACCGACGACCCCGACGCGGTCGCGCGCCTCGCCCGCGAGCGCCCGAAAGCCATCGCCGTGCCCGAGGCCGACCAGGACGGGTACGTCCACATCGAGGCGGGGAGCGTCGACCTCACCGCGGCGCCCGAGCACGTCATGCGCGAGGTGCGCGGCGGCGACATGGGGATGATCTTCCAGGACCCGATGACGTCGCTGAACCCCGCGCTGACGGTCGGCGAGCAGGTCGCCGAGAGCCTCCAGCTCCACCGCTACGGCGGGCGCAAGAAGGACACCTGGACGAACGCCGTCCGGGAGGTGTTCTCCCGAAGCGGGATGAGCGAGGAGGTCCGCGAGAACGCCATCGACCTGCTCGCGGAGGTGGGCATCCCCGAACCCACCCAGCGCGTCGACGAGTACCCCCACGAGTTCTCCGGCGGGATGCGCCAGCGCGTCCTCATCGCCATCGCGCTCGCTTGCCGCCCCCGCCTGCTCGTCGCCGACGAGCCGACGACGGCGCTCGACGTCACCATCCAGGCACAGATCCTCGAACTCGTCAACGAACTTCAGGACGAACTGGGGATGTCCGTCCTGATGATCACCCACGACCTCGGAGTGGTGGCGGAGACGTGCGACCGCGTCGCCGTCATGTACGCCGGCGAGATCGTCGAGGAGGGGCCGGTCGAGGAGATATTCGCGAACCCCTCCCACCCCTACACCTACACGCTCCTCGAGTCCATCCCGAGCGAGGACACCGACCGCCTCACCCCCATCGAGGGGAACGTCCCCGACCTCATCGACATGCCCGATGGCTGTCACTTCGCGCCGCGCTGTCCGTGGGCGAAACCCGAGTGCACCGAGGGCGAGATACCGTTCCTCCAGCACGGCCCCGAGGGGGTCGAGCACCGCTCGAAGTGCATCCTCCCGGAGTTCGACACCGACGAGTACGGCGTCGAGGAGGGGATACGCGCCGACTCGGTGACGCCGACGGGCGACCCCCTCCTCGAGGTCGAGGGGCTGAAGAAGTACTTCTCGCGCGCCGACGGCCTCCTCGACGGCCTCGTCGGCGGCGACACGCGGGCGGTGAAGGCGGTCGACGGCGTCGACCTGGAGGTGTACGAGGGCGAGACGCTGGGGCTCGTCGGCGAGTCCGGGTGCGGGAAATCGACGACGGGACGGACCATCCTCCGGCTCCTCGAACCCACCGAGGGGCGGGTGGTGTTCGCCGGCGAGGACCTGAACGACCTCTCGCGCGAGGACCTCCGCGAGCGCCGCCGGGACCTCCAGATGATCTTCCAGGACCCGCTGTCGAGTCTCGACCCCCGGATGACCGTCGGCCAGACCATCGCCGAACCGCTGACGATACACGACCTCCCGGAGGAGGGGTCGCGCCGCGACCGGGTCGTCGAGTTGATGCGCGCGGTCGGGCTCGACCCGAGCCAGCGCGACCGCTACCCCCACGAGATGTCGGGCGGCCAGCGCCAGCGCGTCGGCATCGCCCGCGCGCTCGCCGTCGACCCCGACTTCATCGTCTGTGACGAACCGGTGAGCGCGCTCGACGTGAGCGTCCAGGCCCAGATCCTCAACCTGCTCGAGGACCTCCAGGACGAGTTCGGCCTCACGTTCCTCTTCATCGCCCACGACCTCTCCGTGGTTCGCCACATCTGCGACCGCATCGCCGTCATGTACCTCGGCGAGGTGGTGGAGGTGGGGTCGACCGCCGAACTGTTCGACGACCCCAAACACCCCTACACGCGGGCCCTGCTCTCGGCGATTCCCGAACCCGACCCGCGGGCGAAGACCGACCGGGTCATCCTCCGGGGCGACGTGCCCAGCCCCGTCGCCCCTCCCTCGGGCTGTCACTTCCGGACGCGCTGTCCGTCGGTCATCCCGCCCGAGGACGTCGAGGTCGACCAGAAGGTCTACCGCGAGGTGATGGACCTCCGCCAGCGCGTCGAGGACCGCTCGCTCGATGTCGAGGCGCTCCGCGCGACCGAGGCGGGGACGGCGACGGCCACCGACGGCGGGACGGCGGCGTCGTCCGCGACGGCCACCGACGCCACGCCACACGTCGACTCGCTGGTCGACGCGCTGTTCGAGCGTCCCCCGACCGGCGAGAACCGCGCGACGGTCGAGCGCGCGCTCGAACGCGTCCTCGACGACGAGTGGGAGGCGGCGGCCGCGCTCCTGCGCGAGCGGTTCGAGAGCGTCTGCGAACGCTACCGACCGCGACTCCAGGACTCGCCGCACCCCGCCGCCTGCCACCTCTACGACCAGCCCGCGGACCTCCCCGACGAGCGCGCGGAGGAGTAA
- a CDS encoding DUF7529 family protein yields the protein MDDIGTPAGEGWERVIEDMHATGETYREDGYDVVELHPGDVTVVDDGSGFDLVVSGEEFAAVQSMVADASLTETEVFRAVEGGRVYVLVVVRDGASEAALCCPLYYAPDRATSLREYARESGRLFTYVRSLSADDAVAVAFDDPELFFPE from the coding sequence ATGGACGACATCGGCACCCCCGCCGGCGAGGGCTGGGAGCGGGTGATAGAGGACATGCACGCGACCGGCGAGACCTACCGCGAGGACGGCTACGACGTGGTCGAACTCCACCCCGGCGACGTGACCGTCGTCGACGACGGCAGCGGCTTCGACCTCGTCGTCTCCGGCGAGGAGTTCGCGGCCGTCCAGTCGATGGTCGCGGACGCCTCGCTCACCGAGACGGAGGTGTTCCGCGCGGTCGAGGGCGGACGCGTCTACGTGCTCGTGGTCGTCCGCGACGGCGCGAGCGAGGCGGCGCTCTGTTGTCCGCTCTACTACGCCCCCGACCGGGCGACGTCGCTGCGCGAGTACGCCCGTGAGTCCGGCCGGCTGTTCACCTACGTGCGGAGCCTGAGCGCCGACGACGCCGTCGCCGTCGCGTTCGACGACCCCGAACTGTTCTTCCCCGAGTGA
- a CDS encoding DUF5806 family protein, with the protein MTQPPTDDGPERPSPEPHVPEESDHADHADHDGRDGEDDVPEDVRKYERFKKIDGAQYDRANQFLRDRTYITAREWAIARLCSDFRTETGVEMTKIGENLPELVPFMEDTYTPQAVNQARSAFEAKVRKAGATFLYGAMCDFFTAEELDDIMYETTEVAKFLLEVEGVDLSVEQELEAEERISSVMREVRKASSELREEDAETNASDD; encoded by the coding sequence ATGACCCAGCCCCCCACGGACGACGGCCCCGAGCGACCGTCGCCCGAACCGCACGTCCCCGAGGAGTCCGACCACGCCGACCACGCCGACCACGACGGGCGCGACGGCGAGGACGACGTCCCCGAGGACGTCCGGAAGTACGAGCGGTTCAAGAAGATAGACGGCGCGCAGTACGACCGCGCGAACCAGTTCCTGCGCGACCGGACGTACATCACGGCTCGCGAGTGGGCCATCGCGCGGCTGTGTTCGGACTTCCGGACGGAGACGGGCGTCGAGATGACGAAGATCGGCGAGAACCTCCCCGAACTCGTCCCGTTCATGGAGGACACCTACACCCCGCAGGCGGTCAACCAGGCGCGTTCGGCGTTCGAGGCGAAGGTCCGGAAGGCCGGCGCGACCTTCCTCTACGGGGCGATGTGCGACTTCTTCACCGCCGAGGAACTCGACGACATCATGTACGAGACGACCGAGGTGGCGAAGTTCCTCCTGGAGGTCGAGGGCGTCGACCTCTCGGTCGAGCAGGAACTGGAGGCCGAAGAGCGCATCAGCAGCGTGATGCGCGAGGTCCGGAAGGCGAGTTCGGAACTCCGCGAGGAGGACGCCGAGACGAACGCGAGCGACGACTGA
- a CDS encoding universal stress protein has translation MRTLVGIGGSDDSLHALERALRRAEAAGDEVTVAIVENPDSSLSVETVETRVYEHLDGVALDAEVRVLEGDAGSRLVEFAERGEFDRIVLGGGETSPLGKINLGSIAEFVLLNANTSVTLIR, from the coding sequence ATGCGAACGCTGGTGGGCATCGGCGGCAGTGACGACTCGTTGCACGCGCTGGAACGCGCGCTGCGACGAGCGGAGGCGGCGGGCGACGAGGTGACCGTCGCCATCGTCGAGAACCCCGACTCGTCGCTCTCCGTCGAGACGGTCGAGACGCGGGTGTACGAGCACCTGGACGGGGTGGCCCTCGACGCCGAGGTCCGGGTGCTCGAGGGCGACGCGGGCAGTCGCCTCGTCGAGTTCGCCGAGCGCGGGGAGTTCGACCGCATCGTCCTCGGGGGTGGCGAGACCAGCCCCCTCGGGAAGATAAACCTCGGGAGCATCGCCGAGTTCGTCCTGCTGAACGCCAACACCTCGGTGACGCTGATACGATGA
- a CDS encoding GNAT family N-acetyltransferase, with product MSRIFPDAPAGPFEPPPRHFEDAEGRPIAIEALGEGDEEALVSMYLDFDPADRAQGIPPTGEERIRDWLVGIASEECVNVVARSDGRAVGHATLVPDGTEGYELAIFVLGEYQNAGIGTRLITALLGQGEREGVDRVWLTVERWNAPAIALYRKVGFESSKSESFEIEMSLRLDPE from the coding sequence ATGAGTCGCATCTTCCCCGACGCGCCCGCCGGCCCGTTCGAACCGCCCCCGCGTCACTTCGAGGACGCCGAGGGCCGCCCCATCGCCATCGAGGCCCTCGGAGAGGGAGACGAGGAGGCGCTGGTGTCGATGTACCTCGACTTCGACCCCGCCGACCGCGCGCAGGGTATCCCGCCGACCGGCGAGGAGCGCATCCGCGACTGGCTGGTCGGCATCGCCAGCGAGGAGTGCGTCAACGTCGTCGCCCGGTCCGACGGCCGGGCGGTGGGCCACGCCACGCTCGTCCCCGACGGGACCGAGGGGTACGAACTCGCCATCTTCGTCCTCGGCGAGTACCAGAACGCGGGTATCGGGACGCGCCTCATCACCGCGCTGCTCGGCCAGGGCGAGCGCGAGGGCGTCGACCGCGTCTGGCTCACCGTCGAGCGCTGGAACGCGCCGGCCATCGCGCTCTACCGCAAGGTGGGCTTCGAGTCGAGCAAGTCCGAGAGCTTCGAGATAGAGATGTCGTTGCGCCTCGACCCCGAGTGA
- a CDS encoding universal stress protein: MGRMDIDTVLVPVDGSEESVRAMEVAVAVADRYGALVHALYVLDRPDRDRTEQMMVAAHAVAGDVPLTHSVAYGFSTSHLTTHPGSVVLDTAEDVSADFLVIPRDRPADLLGKAAGYVLQFAPQPVLAV; this comes from the coding sequence GTGGGGCGTATGGACATCGACACGGTGCTGGTCCCCGTCGACGGGAGCGAGGAGTCGGTGCGGGCCATGGAGGTGGCCGTCGCGGTGGCCGACCGGTACGGCGCGCTGGTACACGCGCTCTACGTGCTCGACCGGCCCGACCGCGACCGCACCGAGCAGATGATGGTCGCCGCCCACGCCGTCGCCGGCGACGTCCCGCTCACCCACTCGGTCGCCTACGGCTTCTCGACGTCGCACCTGACGACCCACCCCGGCAGCGTCGTCCTCGACACCGCCGAGGACGTGAGCGCCGACTTCCTCGTCATCCCCCGGGACCGCCCGGCGGACCTGCTCGGCAAGGCGGCGGGCTACGTCCTCCAGTTCGCACCCCAGCCCGTGCTGGCCGTCTGA
- a CDS encoding universal stress protein — MFETVVIATDGSTSAGRAVETALDIAERFGAEVHVLSVLNDANGEHEAEVRDALARLEREHDYPVTTVVERGDPAAVIQRYATDVDADLVATGTRGRDSPYSYHLGSVAETVVHDCPIPVLTVRQLAGEVESEMAADAE; from the coding sequence ATGTTCGAGACCGTGGTCATCGCGACGGACGGCAGCACCAGTGCCGGGCGAGCGGTCGAGACGGCGCTCGATATCGCCGAACGCTTCGGGGCAGAGGTCCACGTCCTCTCGGTGCTGAACGATGCGAACGGCGAGCACGAGGCGGAGGTACGCGACGCACTCGCCCGTCTCGAGCGCGAACACGACTACCCGGTCACCACCGTCGTCGAACGCGGCGACCCCGCCGCGGTCATCCAGCGCTACGCCACCGACGTGGACGCCGACCTCGTCGCGACGGGCACCCGGGGCCGCGACAGTCCCTACTCCTACCACCTCGGGAGCGTCGCCGAGACCGTCGTCCACGACTGTCCCATCCCCGTCCTCACCGTCCGGCAACTGGCCGGCGAGGTGGAGAGCGAGATGGCGGCGGACGCGGAGTGA